The nucleotide sequence TACGGCTGGATTGACCTCTTTACGAAGAATCTGCTCAGCACCCTTAACGGCCAGCGCAGCAACTTGCTCGCGCAATGCTTCACGGGCTTTCACAGACTGCTGTTCAGCTTCGGCTTTGGCAGCAGCAATAATTTTGTTGCCTTCTTCAATCGCCTTTGCCTTGGCTTCTTCAACGATGGCTTGACCACGACGCTCAGCATCAGCCAACCGTGTAGCGGTTTCGTTTCTTGAAGTTGCCAACTCAGCCTCAACGCGCTTGTTAGCGCTAGCGAGTTCCGATTTAGCTTTGTCTGCAGCGGCCAAGCCTTCTGCAATTTTCTGGGCCCGCTCGTCCAACGCTTTGGTTATGGGTGGCCACACGAATTTCATCGTGAACCACACCAAGATACCAAACACGACGGCCTGCAGGAACAGTGTCGAGTTAATGTTCACGGTCTATTCCTTCTCTAGCGTGAAGGGGCCGCTGATTACTTCAGAACGAAGGGGTTGGCGAATGCGAACAGCAAAGCGATAGCTACACCGATCAAGAAAGCCGCGTCGATCAGACCAGCCAAAATGAACATCTTAGTTTGCAGTTCGTTCATCAACTCTGGTTGACGTGCGGAAGACTCCAAGAACTTGCCGCCCATCAAAGCGATACCGATGGAAGCACCGATAGCGCCCAAACCAACGATCAAGCCACAAGCCAAAGCTACGAATCCGAGAATGTGTTCCATGAAAAACTCCTAATTAAGAAAAGAAAAAAGAAACCGGGGAAAAGTTACATCAGTGTGCGTCGTGCGCTTGACCTGTGTAGATCAGCGTCAACATCATAAAGATGAAGGCTTGCAAAGTGATCACCAGGATATGGAACAGTGTCCATACGGTTCCGGCGATGATGTGACCGATGGCCAATCCAACACCAGTTGCCGACAGTGCCCAGCCGCCACCCATCAAGGCGATCAACATAAACACCAACTCACCTGCAAACATATTGCCAAACAACCGCATACCGTGAGACACCGTCTTAGCAAGGTACTCGATCATTTGCATCAAGAAGTTAATGGGATACAGAGCCCAATGGTCGCCAAAAGGCGCTGCAATCAACTCATGCGCCCAGCCACCCAATCCCTTGATCTTGATGTTGTAGAACACGCAAATCAACAAAACCGAACAAGAAAGGCCCAAAGTGGTTGAGAGGTCTGCAGTAGGCACGACGCGCATGTAGTCTGTGAAACCCATTGCAGGGCCGGCGGCATGCCAAATCTGCGGAATCAAGTCCACAGGCAGCATGTCCATCGCGTTCATCAAGAATATCCAAACAAACACGGTCAACGCCAGTGGAGAGATCAGCTTACGACTTTTAGCGTTATGAATGACGCCCTTCGCCTGGTTCTCAACCATTTCCGACAAAAGCTCAACAGCCGCTTGGAAGCGACCAGGCACGCCCGACGTTGCTTTACGAGCTGCGCTCCACAGCACCAAACATCCCACGATGCCAAGCACCACAGAAAAGAACACCGAATCTAAGTTAAAGACACTGAAATCGACAATACTCGTTTGCTTGACGCTTTCAAAGTCGAAGTTCTTTTGCAGATGCTGCAAATGATGCTGGATGTACTCTCCAGCTGAGGGGGCATGTGTTCCAGCGCTTTCAGTTGCAGACATGTGTCACCAATAAATGTTTCAAAAATTACCGAATTGCTGACACTGGGTCGCTTGGTCGCAGCCACACGGCCAACCAATACACCTTCAATGTCACCACAAACCCGGCCACAAGGGCCAGCCAATTCAACCCAACTACCAACTGCGGCGCCGCAAACAACATTGCAACAGTCAACAAAATCTTTGCCAATTCCCAAACCACGAAATTAGTGATTGCGGAACCCTGCTCACCCTTACGCACCGCCCGTTGCAAGCCACGCACAAACACGGCGGTCGGCATTATCACCGCTATAGCTCCATACGCAACAGATGCAGCCACCAGCAAATCCGAATAAATGCCATAAGACACCATTGAAATCACCAGACCGACCACCACCTGCAAACCAACCACCATCCAAGGTGATTGCTTAGGCTGCTTCGCAACCAACTGCTGCACTTCCTGCGCCGTCAAAACCTTGATTGGCGCCTCTCGCTCCTCAGACTCGTCATTTGCACCAAAAGTGTTGGGGACGGTCATCATTGCGTTCGGAATGTTACAAGCGTATAGCCACAAAGCCTCTGATTATACGTAGAAACCCGCCCAGATTGAAATCGAGCGTAGCGATTATCCCCAAATGGGGCATGGTTGCGCACCCTAATGGGTCGCCTGTGCTACGGCATGCTCCCACTGCAACATGCGCTCAGCCACCCGAGCACTCGGCAGATTGGGCTCAAACTTGCGCTCTACCTGCCAGAGCTGACTCAACTGTTCGCAGCTATGAAACACCCCGGTGGAGAGTCCCGCCAAATAGGCGGCTCCCAAAGCGGTCGTTTCCGTGGTCTCGGGCCGCACCACCGGAATGCCTAGCAGGTCTGCCTGAAATTGCATAAGGAAGTCGTTGCCGCTCGCGCCGCCGTCCACGCGGAGCTCCCGCACTGCAGCGCCGTTGGCAGCACTCAGATCGCGGCCCATTGCGTTCAATAGGGCAGCGCTCTGAAACGCAATGCTTTCCAATGCGGCGCGGGCAATATGCGCCACCGTGCTCCCCCGCGTCAGTCCAGTAATGGTCCCTCGTGCATCGGGCTTCCAGTATGGCGCACCCAGTCCCGTAAAGGCCGGCACTACGACAACGCCACCGGAGTCTGGAACGCTTTCCGCCAAAGCTTGGACCTCATCGCTCGTCTTAATCGCATGTAGACCATCGCGCAACCATTGCACGACAGCGCCCCCAACAAAGACACTCCCCTCAATGGCGAACTCAGGCGTAAGACTTACCTGTGCCGCGCTTGTGGTGATCAGCCCGTTGCCTGACGTCTGAAACTCAGAGCCGGTGTGCATCAACATGAAGCATCCCGTGCCATAGGTGTTCTTCACCATTCCGGCCTTGAAACAAGCTTGCCCGAAGAGCGCACTTTGCTGATCTCCGGCGACACCACCGATACGCACTGGATGACCCAGCACATCCGGATGGATTTCACCAAATAGAGAACTGGAAGGCTGCACTTTGGGCATCATGCTTGCGGGAATACCAAGTTCTTTTAGCAGGTCGGCATCCCACGTGTTCGTGTGCACGTTAAACAGCATGGTGCGGGACGCATTACTCACATCAGTAGCATGAACCTTTCCTTTGGTGAGTTGCCACATCAGCCAACAATCTACCGTTCCGAACGCCAACTCGCCTGCATCCGCCAAACCTCTTGCGCCTGCCACGTTATCCAAAATCCACTTCAGCTTGGTTCCGGAGAAATAGGCGTCTACCAAGAGCCCAGTTTTGGCCTGTATCGTGCCCGCCAGACCCCGCTCTCTAAGCTCAACGCACGTGGGCTCTGCCCGGCGATCCTGCCAAACAATGGCATGGTGAATGGGCGCGCCGGTCAGACGATTCCACACCACGGTAGTCTCGCGTTGATTGGTAATGCCAATCGCGCTAACCTGTGCAGCAGTGATCCCGGCCTTCAAAAGCGCCTCGCGCGCGGTTGATACCTGCGTTCTCCAGATCTCCAGTGGATCATGCTCCACCCATCCGGGCTGAGGGTACATCTGCGGCAGCTCCAACTGCGCGTGGGCAACGGTTCGACCCTGCGCATCAAACACTATGCTGCGCGAACTGGAGGTGCCTTGGTCTAGGGCTAAGAGGTATGTCATGAAGTATGGATGGAAAGTTCAGTAGGGCAAAAACTTGGGCGCAGGAGTGCGGTTAACAAATCGAGCGAAGCATTCATTACCGCGCGACATCGAGGCGGACTTGGGCTTCCGTCAATAGCGCTGGAAACGGCTCGGGAGGCTCGGCGTCGGTAAACAAACGGTCAATCTGAGACAGGCGCGCCACCTCCACCATGGCGGGCCGATTGAACTTACTCGCATCCGCCGCCAACCACACCTCTCGGGCGTGGGACATGATGGTCTGGGACACCTTCACCTCGCGGTAATCGTAGTCACGCAAGGTGCCATCGGCCTCAATGCCGGAGATGCCAATCAGCGCAATGTCCACCTTGAACTGACGAATGAAGTCGACCGCCGCCTCTCCCACGATGCCTTGATCCAACCCGCGGACCACGCCACCGACCACGATCACTTCACTCCGAGGATTGGCACTCAGAATGGATGCCACATTGAGATTGTTCGTAATCACCCGCAGACCTGTGTGCTTGAGCAGCGCCCGGGCGATCGCCTCCGTGGTCGTACCGATGTTCAAGATCAAAGAGCAATCATTGGGCACAGCGTCCGCAATGCACCGCGCAATGCGCTGCTTGCCCTCGGCGTGCAAGCTCTCTCGCTGTTGATGGGCAATGTTCTCCACCGTAGAGCTCGGCACCCTCACTCCCCCGTGAAATCTCGCGAGCAAGCCCTCATCGGCCAAGCGCTGCACATCCCGACGGACGGTTTGCAGAGTAACGCCCAGCGTCTCGGCCAACTGCTCAACGGTCACCGCCCCCTTGTCTTGCACGACTGATAGCAATGTGAGTTGGCGTGGGTTGGTTTTCATTTTTGTATTTTGCCGTGGAGAAACAATGCAATCCAACTTTAAAACGAATCAAAAAGAACTTTTATAGGGTAATTACCAACACGAAAGGAAATAAAACGAACAATAATGAATTCAAAAGATCACAAAACAAACAGAAAGAAAAAGGCAAGCGATGCAGCTAACACTTGAAGGCATCAGCAAAAAGGTCGGCCCCCAAACTTGGCTCTACAACATGGACATCGCCCCTCGCAGCGGCGCAGTCACAGTTTTGCTGGGTGCCACACAAGCTGGTAAGACCACCCTCATGCGGGTGATGGCCGGGCTGGATGCGCCCACCTCAGGAAGCGTCAAAGTGGATGGCGTGGATGTCGTTGGAGTCCCAGTGCGCCAGCGCAATGTCTCCATGGTCTATCAACAGTTCATCAACTACCCGTCGCTCAAAGTGCGCGACAACATCGCCTCGCCCTTGAAACTGCGCGGGGAACAAAACATTGAAAAACGCGTACGCGAGTTGGCAGAAAAGCTGCACATTGAGATGTTCCTTGACCGCTACCCTGCGGAACTATCTGGCGGGCAACAACAACGCGTGGCGCTGGCACGCGCCTTGGCAAAAGGCGCACCTTTGATGCTGCTGGACGAACCTTTGGTCAACCTCGACTACAAATTACGCGAAGAACTGCGTGACGAGCTCACTGCCCTTTTTGCTGCTGGCAACTCGACCGTGATCTACGCAACCACAGAGCCTGGAGAAGCTCTGCTCTTAGGGGGTTACACCGCTGTCATGGATGCCGGTGAGCTCCTGCAGTACGGCCCAACCTCCGAGGTATTTCATGCGCCCAAATCATTGCGCGTAGCCAGGGCTTTCAGTGACCCGCCCATGAACTTAATCGAGGCCAGTCGCACGGGCGCTGGACTGCAACTCGCCAACGGACCGCAACTCCGCTTGGCACTGCCAGCACGCCCCTCACCTGCTCTCACTGTCGGCATGCGCGCAAGCGCCTTGCACACCGAATCCATGGAAGGAGACGTGGCGCTGCAAGGCAAGGTGGAGTTAGCAGAAATCTCTGGAACGGACACCTTTGTGCACTTTGAAACGGCGTTGGGCGAGCTTGTAGCCCAACTGACAGGCGTGCATCACTTCGACCTCGGTGAATCCGTCACCTTTTACTTCAACCCCGCCCACATCTACGTATTTGATGCTGAGGGCTTGCTGCTTTTGGCCCCCGTGCGCGGCAAAGGACGCTGATATGGCACGTATTGAACTCGACCTCGCCCACGCGTACCGGCGTGACCCTCAGCAGGACAGCGACTACGCTCTGCTCCCTCTCAAGATGACCTTTGAGGATGGCGGTGCTTACGCACTTCTGGGTCCCTCAGGCTGCGGCAAAACCACTTTGCTCAATATCATGTCAGGCTTGGTCACCCCTTCACAGGGAAGCGTGCTGTTTGACGGAAAAGACGTCACCCGCGCCACCCCCCAAGAGCGCAACATCGCGCAGGTGTTCCAGTTTCCCGTCATTTACGACACCATGACGGTTGCTGAGAATTTGGCCTTTCCTTTGCGCAATCGCAAGATGCCGCAAGAGCAAATCAAGAAGCGCGTAGGCGCTATCGCCGAAATGCTGGAAATGAGTGGTCAACTCAACCAGCGCGCCTCAGGTTTGGCGGCTGATGCAAAGCAAAAAATCTCTTTGGGCCGTGGACTGGTGCGCCCCGACGTATCCGCCGTCTTGTTTGACGAACCCTTAACGGTGATTGACCCCCATTTGAAGTGGCAACTGCGACGCAAACTTAAGCAGATTCACCATGAGCTCAAGCTCACTCTGATCTACGTCACGCATGACCAAGTGGAAGCATTGACCTTTGCTGACCAAGTGGTGGTCATGACCCGTGGGCGTGCCGTGCAGGTGGGAACTGCGGCCGATCTTTTTGAACGCCCTAGCCACACCTTCGTAGGCCACTTTATTGGATCACCTGGCATGAACTTTTTGTCCGGCCAAGTCCACAACGAAACCTTCAGTATCGGCGGCGCCCAGATGCGTATGCCGACGGATAGAGGCTTACCAGATGGCACGTTCAAGCTAGGCGTGCGGCCTGAATATGTGCGCATTGCCGCAGCTGACGCGCCAGGCGCATTGCCCATGACGGTCGTCCAAGTCCAGGATGTAGGGACGCACACCATTTTGACGGCCACGCGCGAGCAACACCTCATCAAAGCCCGCCTACCCGCCGACTCAACCCCACTGGTCGCGGGAGATGCTGTGTGGCTGCAACTTATGGGTGAGCACACCTGCTTCTACAAAAACGAGGAGATCGTGGCATGAGCACCACCACCAAACCCGTCAACCAGAAGGCCTGGTTTCTCATACTTCCCGTGCTGATTTGTGTGGCGTTTTCGGCCATCTTGCCTTTGATGGTGGTCGTCAACTACTCGGTCCAAGACATCATCTCGCCAGAGCGCCGTGTGTTTGTAGGCACCGAATGGTTTGCCGCCATCATGCGCGACGAAGAGTTGCATGGTGCACTCCTACGCCAGCTCACCTACTCGTTCGCCGTGTTGGCTGTAGAGCTCCCACTGGGAATTTTGCTGGCTCTGTCCATGCCAGCACAAGGCTGGAAATCTTCAGCTGTCTTGGTCATCGTGTCGCTGTCCTTGCTCATTCCATGGAATGTCGTGGGCACCATTTGGCAGATTTTTGGACGCACCGACATTGGCTTGATGGGCGCAGCCTTACTGGGCATGGGTATTGACTACAGCTACACCGGCAACGCCACGCACGCATGGCTCACCGTGCTGCTGATGGATGTATGGCACTGGACGCCCTTGGTGGCGCTACTGGGTTACGCCGGTTTGCGCTCTATTCCGGACGCCTACTACCAAGCCGCCAGCATTGATGGCGCGAGCAAGCTCGACGTGTTCTGGTACGTGCAGCTGCCCAAAATGCGCGGCGTACTGATGATTGCGGTGCTGCTGCGCTTCATGGACAGCTTCATGATTTACACCGAGCCCTTTGTGCTGACCGGCGGTGGCCCTGGTAACTCGACCACATTCTTGTCCCAGTTCCTGACCCAAAAAGCGGTGGGACAGTTTGACCTAGGGCCAGCGGCAGCCTTCTCCCTCATTTATTTCCTCATCATTTTGTTGATGTGCTTCATCTTGTACAACTGGATGCAGCGCGTTGGCACCCAAGCCAAGGAGGGTGGGCAATGAGCGCAGTGCCGGGCCGTCCCAAACAAGCTCGCACCCCCTTGGGGGGCTGCGATTACATAACGTGCATCGCATGGGGGTCACATGTCTAAACCCAAGTTCCAAAAACGCTCGCTGTTCTTGCTGGCGTACCTCATTTTTGCCTTGTTGCCCATCTACTGGATGATCAACATGTCATTCAAGACCAACAACGAAATCTTGGCGGGTTTCACCTTGTTCCCGGACCACTTTACGTGGGACAACTACAGAACCATTCTGACGGACCCCGCGTGGTACTCGGGCTATATCAATAGCTTGATCTATGTAGCCATCAACACCGTCATTTCTTTGACCGTGGCACTGCCCGCAGCCTATGCGTTCTCTCGCTACAGCTTCTTGGGCGACAAGCATGTGTTCTTTTGGTTGCTCACCAACCGCATGACACCACCGGCCGTGTTTTTGCTGCCCTTCTTCCAGCTCTACACCTCGGTGGGCTTGATGGACACGCACATTGCGGTGGCACTGGTGCACTTGCTGTTCAACGTGCCCTTGGCCGTGTGGATTTTGGAAGGCTTTATGAGTGGCATTCCGCGTGAGATTGACGAGACCGCCTACATCGACGGCTACTCTTTCCCCCGCTTCTTCATCCGCATCTACATTCCCTTGATTAAGGCGGGCGTTGGCGTTGCGGCTTTCTTCTGCTTCATGTTCAGCTGGGTAGAACTGCTCTTGGCCCGCACGCTCACCAGCGTGAATGCCAAGCCCATTGCCGCCACCATGACCCGCACCGTGTCGGCCTCTGGCATGGACTGGGCCACCCTGGCCGCTGCGGGTGTACTCACCATCGTGCCAGGCGCCATCGTTATTTGGTTTGTTCGCAACTACATCGCAAAAGGCTTTGCGATGGGTCGCGTTTGATAGGAGTAGCCCATGTTTGAATGGATGGCTTGGACCACCCCCGTGGCCGTGTTTTTCTCGTGCATCGTGCTCATGCTTATTGGCATGACGGTGTGGGAAATCAAATCACCCACCACCATGCGCAAAGGCTTTTTGCCCATGGAAACCACGCGTGGCGACCGCTTGTTTGTAGGCCTGCTCAGCGCGGCTTACGTGAACTTGGCTTTCATTGGCCTCAGTGGCCGAATGATGGAATGGATGAGCCTAGAGGCAGAACCGTCTATCTGGATCAGCTTTGTCGCCTCCATGGCCCTCCTGGGCCTGGTCATGCGCAAAGGCTAAACCCGTGTTCCCGAGCAACGGCTTGTACCCCCTGGAGCCGACGCTTTGTTCCCACAGGGGTTAATCAGACCGAGGAGATTAATAATGAAATTGAAGTATTCCGCATTGGCGGTGGCCATGGCTTGCGCCATAGGCGCACCTAGCTGGGCTGACGAAGCCGCAGCGAAAAAATGGATTGACGCAGAGTTCCAGCCTTCGACCCTCACCAAAGCCCAGCAAACCGCTGAGTTGAAGTGGTTTATCGATGCAGCCAAAAAACTGCAAGCCAAGGGCATCAAAGAGATTTCCGTGGTGTCAGAAACCATTGCCACCCACGAGTACGAGTCCAAGACGCTGGCCAAAGCCTTTGAAGAAATCACCGGCATCAAGGTCAAGCACGACCTGATCGGCGAAGGCGATGTGGTGGAGAAACTGCAAACCTCCATGCAGTCTGGCAAATCCATCTATGACGGCTGGATCACCGACTCCGACCTGATCGGTACCCACTACCGCTACGGCAAGATCCTGAACCTGACCGACTACATGACGGGCAATGGCAAGGAATGGACCAACCCTGGCATCGACATCAAAGACTTCATCGGTACCAGCTTCACCACTGCACCCGACGGCAAGCTCTACCAACTGCCTGACCAACAATTCGCCAACCTGTACTGGTTCCGCGCTGACTTGTTTGAAAAACCAGAGCTCAAAGCCAAGTTCAAAGCCAAATACGGCTACGACTTGGGCGTGCCTTTGAACTGGAGCGCCTACGAGGACATCGCCGCCTTCTTCAGCGAAGACGTCAAGACCATCGACGGCAAGCCCATCTATGGCCACATGGACTACGGCAAGAAAGACCCATCCTTGGGCTGGCGTTTCACCGACGCATGGTTGTCCATGGCCGGTACTGCAGACATTGGCATTCCTAACGGCAAGCCAGTGGACGA is from Rhodoferax aquaticus and encodes:
- a CDS encoding ABC transporter ATP-binding protein is translated as MQLTLEGISKKVGPQTWLYNMDIAPRSGAVTVLLGATQAGKTTLMRVMAGLDAPTSGSVKVDGVDVVGVPVRQRNVSMVYQQFINYPSLKVRDNIASPLKLRGEQNIEKRVRELAEKLHIEMFLDRYPAELSGGQQQRVALARALAKGAPLMLLDEPLVNLDYKLREELRDELTALFAAGNSTVIYATTEPGEALLLGGYTAVMDAGELLQYGPTSEVFHAPKSLRVARAFSDPPMNLIEASRTGAGLQLANGPQLRLALPARPSPALTVGMRASALHTESMEGDVALQGKVELAEISGTDTFVHFETALGELVAQLTGVHHFDLGESVTFYFNPAHIYVFDAEGLLLLAPVRGKGR
- a CDS encoding ATP synthase subunit I, whose translation is MWLYACNIPNAMMTVPNTFGANDESEEREAPIKVLTAQEVQQLVAKQPKQSPWMVVGLQVVVGLVISMVSYGIYSDLLVAASVAYGAIAVIMPTAVFVRGLQRAVRKGEQGSAITNFVVWELAKILLTVAMLFAAPQLVVGLNWLALVAGFVVTLKVYWLAVWLRPSDPVSAIR
- a CDS encoding F0F1 ATP synthase subunit B, which gives rise to MNINSTLFLQAVVFGILVWFTMKFVWPPITKALDERAQKIAEGLAAADKAKSELASANKRVEAELATSRNETATRLADAERRGQAIVEEAKAKAIEEGNKIIAAAKAEAEQQSVKAREALREQVAALAVKGAEQILRKEVNPAVHADLLGRLATEL
- a CDS encoding ABC transporter ATP-binding protein, producing the protein MARIELDLAHAYRRDPQQDSDYALLPLKMTFEDGGAYALLGPSGCGKTTLLNIMSGLVTPSQGSVLFDGKDVTRATPQERNIAQVFQFPVIYDTMTVAENLAFPLRNRKMPQEQIKKRVGAIAEMLEMSGQLNQRASGLAADAKQKISLGRGLVRPDVSAVLFDEPLTVIDPHLKWQLRRKLKQIHHELKLTLIYVTHDQVEALTFADQVVVMTRGRAVQVGTAADLFERPSHTFVGHFIGSPGMNFLSGQVHNETFSIGGAQMRMPTDRGLPDGTFKLGVRPEYVRIAAADAPGALPMTVVQVQDVGTHTILTATREQHLIKARLPADSTPLVAGDAVWLQLMGEHTCFYKNEEIVA
- a CDS encoding DeoR/GlpR family DNA-binding transcription regulator; the protein is MKTNPRQLTLLSVVQDKGAVTVEQLAETLGVTLQTVRRDVQRLADEGLLARFHGGVRVPSSTVENIAHQQRESLHAEGKQRIARCIADAVPNDCSLILNIGTTTEAIARALLKHTGLRVITNNLNVASILSANPRSEVIVVGGVVRGLDQGIVGEAAVDFIRQFKVDIALIGISGIEADGTLRDYDYREVKVSQTIMSHAREVWLAADASKFNRPAMVEVARLSQIDRLFTDAEPPEPFPALLTEAQVRLDVAR
- the atpE gene encoding F0F1 ATP synthase subunit C, coding for MEHILGFVALACGLIVGLGAIGASIGIALMGGKFLESSARQPELMNELQTKMFILAGLIDAAFLIGVAIALLFAFANPFVLK
- a CDS encoding carbohydrate ABC transporter permease gives rise to the protein MSTTTKPVNQKAWFLILPVLICVAFSAILPLMVVVNYSVQDIISPERRVFVGTEWFAAIMRDEELHGALLRQLTYSFAVLAVELPLGILLALSMPAQGWKSSAVLVIVSLSLLIPWNVVGTIWQIFGRTDIGLMGAALLGMGIDYSYTGNATHAWLTVLLMDVWHWTPLVALLGYAGLRSIPDAYYQAASIDGASKLDVFWYVQLPKMRGVLMIAVLLRFMDSFMIYTEPFVLTGGGPGNSTTFLSQFLTQKAVGQFDLGPAAAFSLIYFLIILLMCFILYNWMQRVGTQAKEGGQ
- a CDS encoding carbohydrate ABC transporter permease; the encoded protein is MSKPKFQKRSLFLLAYLIFALLPIYWMINMSFKTNNEILAGFTLFPDHFTWDNYRTILTDPAWYSGYINSLIYVAINTVISLTVALPAAYAFSRYSFLGDKHVFFWLLTNRMTPPAVFLLPFFQLYTSVGLMDTHIAVALVHLLFNVPLAVWILEGFMSGIPREIDETAYIDGYSFPRFFIRIYIPLIKAGVGVAAFFCFMFSWVELLLARTLTSVNAKPIAATMTRTVSASGMDWATLAAAGVLTIVPGAIVIWFVRNYIAKGFAMGRV
- the atpB gene encoding F0F1 ATP synthase subunit A yields the protein MSATESAGTHAPSAGEYIQHHLQHLQKNFDFESVKQTSIVDFSVFNLDSVFFSVVLGIVGCLVLWSAARKATSGVPGRFQAAVELLSEMVENQAKGVIHNAKSRKLISPLALTVFVWIFLMNAMDMLPVDLIPQIWHAAGPAMGFTDYMRVVPTADLSTTLGLSCSVLLICVFYNIKIKGLGGWAHELIAAPFGDHWALYPINFLMQMIEYLAKTVSHGMRLFGNMFAGELVFMLIALMGGGWALSATGVGLAIGHIIAGTVWTLFHILVITLQAFIFMMLTLIYTGQAHDAH
- a CDS encoding DUF2160 domain-containing protein, coding for MFEWMAWTTPVAVFFSCIVLMLIGMTVWEIKSPTTMRKGFLPMETTRGDRLFVGLLSAAYVNLAFIGLSGRMMEWMSLEAEPSIWISFVASMALLGLVMRKG
- the glpK gene encoding glycerol kinase GlpK yields the protein MTYLLALDQGTSSSRSIVFDAQGRTVAHAQLELPQMYPQPGWVEHDPLEIWRTQVSTAREALLKAGITAAQVSAIGITNQRETTVVWNRLTGAPIHHAIVWQDRRAEPTCVELRERGLAGTIQAKTGLLVDAYFSGTKLKWILDNVAGARGLADAGELAFGTVDCWLMWQLTKGKVHATDVSNASRTMLFNVHTNTWDADLLKELGIPASMMPKVQPSSSLFGEIHPDVLGHPVRIGGVAGDQQSALFGQACFKAGMVKNTYGTGCFMLMHTGSEFQTSGNGLITTSAAQVSLTPEFAIEGSVFVGGAVVQWLRDGLHAIKTSDEVQALAESVPDSGGVVVVPAFTGLGAPYWKPDARGTITGLTRGSTVAHIARAALESIAFQSAALLNAMGRDLSAANGAAVRELRVDGGASGNDFLMQFQADLLGIPVVRPETTETTALGAAYLAGLSTGVFHSCEQLSQLWQVERKFEPNLPSARVAERMLQWEHAVAQATH